A region of Streptomyces sp. NBC_01788 DNA encodes the following proteins:
- a CDS encoding M16 family metallopeptidase, with protein sequence MPMGHTAAAEAGSGGLTATEHRLANGLRVVLSEDHLTPVAAVCLWYDVGSRHEVKGRTGLAHLFEHLMFQGSAQVKGNGHFELVQGAGGSLNGTTSFERTNYFETMPTHQLELALWLEADRMGSLLAALDDESMENQRDVVKNERRQRYDNVPYGTAFERLTALAYPEGHPYHHTPIGSMADLDAATLEDARAFFRTYYAPNNAVLSVVGDIDPEQTLAWVEKYFGSIASHDGKPEPRDGSLPDVIGGQLREVVEEEVPARALMAAYRLPHDGTRVCDAADLALTILGGGESSRLYNRLVRRDRTAVAAGFGLLRLSGAPSLGWLDVKTSGDVEVPVIESAIDEELARFAEQGPTAEEMERAQAQLEREWLDRLGTVAGRADELCRYAVLFGDPQLALTAVARVLEVTPEEVQEVAKSRLRPDNRAVLVYEPTAAAAQDDAQDADAAATDETEEAAK encoded by the coding sequence ATGCCCATGGGTCACACGGCTGCAGCCGAGGCAGGCTCCGGCGGCCTGACAGCGACCGAGCACCGCCTGGCCAACGGCCTGCGCGTGGTGCTCTCCGAGGACCACCTGACCCCGGTCGCGGCGGTGTGCCTCTGGTACGACGTCGGCTCGCGCCACGAGGTCAAGGGACGCACCGGCCTGGCTCACCTTTTCGAGCACCTGATGTTCCAGGGCTCCGCCCAGGTCAAGGGCAACGGCCACTTCGAACTGGTGCAGGGCGCGGGCGGCTCGCTCAACGGCACCACCAGCTTCGAGCGCACCAACTACTTCGAGACGATGCCCACCCACCAGCTGGAGCTCGCCCTCTGGCTGGAGGCCGACCGCATGGGCTCGCTGCTCGCGGCGCTGGACGACGAGTCCATGGAGAACCAGCGGGACGTCGTCAAGAACGAGCGCCGCCAGCGCTACGACAACGTCCCCTACGGCACCGCCTTCGAGCGGCTGACCGCCCTCGCCTACCCGGAGGGCCACCCGTACCACCACACGCCGATCGGATCCATGGCGGACCTCGACGCGGCCACGCTGGAGGACGCGCGCGCGTTCTTCCGCACGTACTACGCCCCGAACAACGCCGTCCTGTCGGTCGTCGGTGACATCGACCCGGAGCAGACGCTCGCCTGGGTCGAGAAGTACTTCGGCTCCATCGCGTCCCACGACGGCAAGCCCGAGCCCCGCGACGGCTCCCTGCCCGACGTCATCGGCGGGCAGCTGCGCGAGGTCGTCGAGGAGGAGGTCCCGGCCCGCGCCCTGATGGCCGCCTACCGGCTCCCGCACGACGGCACGCGCGTGTGCGACGCGGCCGACCTGGCGCTCACCATCCTCGGCGGCGGCGAGTCCTCGCGGCTCTACAACCGGCTGGTGCGCCGCGACCGTACGGCTGTCGCGGCCGGTTTCGGCCTGCTGCGGCTGTCCGGCGCGCCCTCCCTCGGCTGGCTGGACGTGAAGACCTCCGGCGATGTCGAGGTCCCCGTCATCGAGTCGGCGATCGACGAGGAGCTCGCCCGGTTCGCCGAACAGGGTCCGACGGCCGAGGAGATGGAGCGCGCCCAGGCCCAGCTGGAGCGCGAGTGGCTGGACCGCCTCGGCACGGTCGCCGGCCGCGCCGACGAACTGTGCCGTTACGCCGTCCTGTTCGGCGACCCGCAGCTCGCCCTGACCGCCGTCGCCCGGGTCCTGGAGGTGACGCCCGAGGAGGTCCAGGAGGTCGCCAAGTCCCGCCTGCGTCCCGACAACCGCGCGGTGCTCGTCTACGAGCCGACCGCCGCCGCTGCGCAGGACGACGCCCAGGACGCGGACGCCGCGGCCACCGACGAGACCGAGGAGGCGGCGAAGTGA
- a CDS encoding M16 family metallopeptidase, whose protein sequence is MTELATMEFHPQPRAGAARPWAFPAPERGTLDNGLTVLRCHRPGQQVVAVEVLLDAPLEAEPAGLDGVATITARAFSEGTDKHSAEEFAAELERAGATLDAHADHPGVRLSLEVPASRLAKGLGLLSDALRAPAFADSEVERLVRNRLDEIPHELANPARRAAKELSKELFPADSRMSRPRQGTEETVGAIDSAAVRAFYDRHVRPATATAVVVGDLTGVDLDELLGRTLGAWNGAPAKPRPVPPVTADDTGRVVIVDRPGAVQTQLLIGRIGPDRHARVWPAQVLGTYCLGGTLTSRLDRVLREEKGYTYGVRAFGQVMRSAPDGSGAAMLAISGSVDTPNTGPALDDLFTVLRKLAAEGLTDAERDVAVQNLVGVAPLKYETAAAVAGTLADQVEQHLPDDYQATLYQQLAATGTVEATAAVVNAFPVDRLVTVLVGDAAQIKEPVEALGVGRVTVVEAE, encoded by the coding sequence GTGACCGAGCTCGCCACGATGGAGTTCCACCCCCAGCCCCGGGCCGGCGCGGCCAGGCCGTGGGCGTTCCCCGCCCCCGAGCGTGGGACGCTGGACAACGGCCTGACGGTGCTGCGCTGCCACCGCCCCGGCCAGCAGGTCGTCGCCGTGGAGGTGCTGCTGGACGCGCCCCTGGAGGCGGAGCCGGCCGGCCTGGACGGCGTGGCCACGATCACGGCGCGGGCCTTCTCCGAGGGCACCGACAAGCACTCCGCCGAGGAGTTCGCCGCCGAGCTGGAGCGCGCGGGCGCCACCCTCGACGCGCACGCCGACCACCCCGGCGTGCGGCTGAGCCTGGAGGTCCCGGCCTCGCGTCTGGCCAAGGGGCTCGGCCTGCTGTCCGACGCCCTCAGGGCGCCCGCGTTCGCCGACTCCGAGGTGGAGCGGCTGGTGCGCAACCGGCTCGACGAGATCCCGCACGAGCTGGCCAACCCGGCCCGCCGCGCCGCCAAGGAGCTGTCCAAGGAGCTCTTCCCGGCCGACTCGCGCATGTCGCGTCCCCGCCAGGGCACCGAGGAGACGGTCGGCGCCATCGACTCGGCGGCCGTCCGCGCCTTCTACGACCGGCACGTGCGCCCGGCCACGGCCACCGCCGTGGTCGTCGGCGACCTCACCGGAGTCGACCTCGACGAGCTGCTGGGCCGGACCCTGGGCGCCTGGAACGGCGCGCCCGCCAAGCCGCGGCCCGTGCCTCCGGTCACCGCCGACGACACCGGCCGGGTGGTCATCGTGGACCGGCCCGGCGCCGTCCAGACGCAGTTGCTCATCGGCCGGATCGGCCCCGACCGGCACGCCCGCGTGTGGCCCGCCCAGGTGCTCGGCACCTACTGCCTCGGAGGCACCCTCACCTCCCGCCTGGACCGCGTCCTGCGCGAGGAGAAGGGCTACACCTACGGCGTCCGGGCGTTCGGCCAGGTGATGCGTTCGGCCCCCGACGGGTCGGGCGCCGCGATGCTCGCCATCAGCGGCTCGGTCGACACCCCGAACACCGGCCCGGCCCTGGACGACCTGTTCACGGTGCTGCGCAAGCTCGCCGCCGAGGGCCTCACCGACGCCGAGCGGGACGTCGCCGTGCAGAACCTCGTCGGTGTGGCCCCGCTGAAGTACGAGACGGCCGCCGCCGTGGCGGGCACGCTGGCCGACCAGGTCGAGCAGCACCTGCCCGACGACTACCAGGCGACGCTCTATCAGCAGCTCGCCGCCACCGGCACGGTGGAGGCCACCGCGGCCGTCGTCAACGCCTTCCCGGTGGACCGTCTTGTGACGGTCCTCGTCGGTGACGCGGCGCAGATCAAGGAGCCCGTCGAGGCCCTGGGCGTCGGCCGGGTCACCGTCGTCGAGGCCGAGTAG
- a CDS encoding M23 family metallopeptidase, with protein sequence MAFTRAAGKHRRPSRMHRTTARAAGVAALATTGAIGTLAAPALAAEDAAPEDTGLTPVVTIGDSIAEKIDAQAVAQHRAAARKEAEKAARKKAAEQAVKEREAKARAAREAERERLNAFVTPIFDSYVSTGYRTGGSLWSSGTHTGVDFHAASGTSVHAVGSGTVVDAGWGGAYGNQVVIRMADGMYTQYGHLSSIQVSVGQQVIPGQRIGLSGATGNVTGPHLHFEARTTPDYGSDVDPVAYLRKHGVNV encoded by the coding sequence ATGGCGTTCACCCGCGCCGCCGGGAAGCACCGACGGCCGAGCCGGATGCACCGCACCACCGCCCGCGCTGCGGGCGTCGCGGCCCTGGCCACCACCGGTGCCATCGGCACCCTCGCCGCCCCGGCTCTCGCGGCGGAGGATGCCGCCCCCGAGGACACCGGCCTCACCCCGGTCGTCACCATCGGCGACAGCATCGCCGAGAAGATCGACGCCCAGGCCGTCGCCCAGCACCGGGCCGCCGCGCGCAAGGAGGCCGAGAAGGCCGCGCGCAAGAAGGCCGCCGAGCAGGCGGTGAAGGAGCGCGAGGCCAAGGCGCGCGCCGCCCGCGAGGCCGAGCGCGAGCGCCTCAACGCCTTCGTCACGCCGATATTCGACTCGTACGTGTCGACCGGCTACCGGACCGGCGGCTCCCTGTGGTCCTCCGGCACCCACACCGGCGTCGACTTCCACGCCGCGAGCGGCACCAGCGTCCACGCGGTCGGCAGCGGCACCGTCGTCGACGCCGGCTGGGGCGGGGCGTACGGGAACCAGGTCGTGATCAGGATGGCCGACGGCATGTACACCCAGTACGGGCACCTGTCGTCCATCCAGGTCTCGGTGGGCCAGCAGGTGATCCCCGGTCAGCGGATCGGCCTGTCCGGCGCGACCGGCAACGTGACCGGACCGCACCTGCATTTCGAGGCCCGCACGACCCCGGACTACGGCTCCGACGTCGACCCCGTGGCCTACCTCCGCAAGCACGGCGTCAACGTCTGA
- a CDS encoding HPr family phosphocarrier protein, whose translation MAERRVNVGWAEGLHARPASIFVRAATAAGIPVTIAKADGTPVNAASMLAVLGLGAEGGEEVVLASGADGADAALDRLAKLVAEGLEELPETV comes from the coding sequence ATGGCTGAGCGCCGCGTCAACGTCGGCTGGGCCGAGGGTCTCCACGCCCGCCCCGCTTCCATCTTCGTCCGGGCCGCCACGGCCGCAGGCATCCCGGTGACGATCGCCAAGGCCGACGGGACGCCCGTCAACGCGGCCTCCATGCTGGCCGTGCTCGGCCTCGGCGCCGAGGGCGGCGAGGAGGTCGTCCTGGCTTCCGGCGCCGACGGCGCGGACGCCGCGCTCGACCGGCTGGCCAAGCTGGTCGCCGAGGGGCTCGAGGAGCTTCCCGAGACGGTCTGA
- a CDS encoding bifunctional acetate--CoA ligase family protein/GNAT family N-acetyltransferase yields MQTSPDRHEYPAHWEADVVLRDGGTARIRPITADDAGRLVSFYEQVSDESKYYRFFAPYPRLSAKDVHRFTHHDFVDRVGLAATVGGEFIATVRYDRIGADGMPASAPSDEAEVAFLVQDAHQGRGVASALLEHIAAVARERGIRRFTAEVLPANTKMIKVFTDAGYTQKRSFEDGVVHLEFGIEPTDRSLAVQHAREQRAEARSVRRLLVPGSVAVVGVGRTRGGVGRGILDNIRDAGFTGRLHAVNRAFGEDCREIDGVPAHRSVRDIDGPVDLAVVAVPAEHVPDAVAECGEHGVQGLVVISAGYAESGPEGRERQRALVRQARSYGMRIIGPNTFGIINTSPDVRLNASLAPELPRPGRIGLFAQSGAIGIALLSRLHRRGGGVTGVTGVSTFVSAGNRADVSGNDVMQFWYDDPDTDVALMYLESIGNPRKFTRLARRTAAVKPLVVVQSAGSAPQGHAVRATRLPHATVSALLRQAGVIRVDTITELVDTGLLLARQPLPPGPRVAILGNSESLGVLTYDRCLAEGLRPQPPRDLTTAASAEDFRAALSRALTDETTDAVVVTLIPAVGEGAAADTALAEALRSAAQEVPGKPVLVVHVEFGDLAEALSAATSTAPPPGPGPQPPATPLLPPSTAPGRGPTSPAGADHRADGVASVGGESPVGGESPTGGASPTGADHPVGGPSLPGPDRQADAASPADSGPESGGGPHGRGSPWPGASHQSGQGAPAADPNPETGTGPKARTGPGRGPGQASGSGQAPGPGRESGPDQPRAAGSLPGPGPRRPAPAVPGGAGGTGPGPVASAGASAEPAPAGPRLITAYPAAERAVRALAEAVRYGQWRREAAEPGRVPEYEDIDEKGAAAFIGGLLESGQGLTLGTEKTCELLGRYGIHVRRALPAPTPDDAAEAARALGYPVALKATAPHLRHRADLGGVRLDLTDEEQLRWSYAELTDLFGKPEEVRPVVQAMAPRGVDTVVRAVIDPAAGAVLSFGLAGVASQLLGDMAHRLIPVTDREATSLIRSIRTAPLLFGWRGSAPVDTPALQELLLRVSRLVHDHPEVVAVTLEPVVVAPRGLTVLDASVRLAPPPARDDLGPRTLPVY; encoded by the coding sequence ATGCAGACCTCGCCGGACCGGCACGAGTACCCCGCCCACTGGGAGGCCGACGTGGTACTGCGCGACGGCGGCACCGCACGGATCCGCCCCATCACCGCCGACGACGCCGGCCGTCTGGTCAGCTTCTACGAGCAGGTGTCGGACGAGTCCAAGTACTACCGCTTCTTCGCGCCCTACCCGCGGCTCTCCGCGAAGGACGTCCACCGCTTCACGCACCACGACTTCGTGGATCGGGTGGGACTCGCGGCCACGGTCGGCGGCGAGTTCATCGCCACCGTACGCTACGACCGCATCGGCGCGGACGGCATGCCCGCCTCGGCGCCCTCCGACGAGGCCGAGGTCGCCTTCCTCGTGCAGGACGCCCATCAGGGCCGGGGCGTCGCCTCCGCGCTCCTGGAGCACATCGCGGCCGTTGCCCGGGAGCGCGGCATCCGCCGCTTCACCGCCGAGGTGCTGCCGGCCAACACCAAGATGATCAAGGTGTTCACGGACGCCGGGTACACCCAGAAGCGCAGTTTCGAGGACGGCGTCGTACACCTGGAGTTCGGCATCGAGCCGACCGACCGCTCGCTGGCCGTGCAGCACGCACGGGAGCAGCGGGCCGAGGCGCGGTCGGTACGGCGGTTGCTCGTGCCCGGCTCGGTCGCCGTCGTCGGAGTGGGCCGCACGCGCGGCGGCGTGGGCCGCGGCATCCTCGACAACATCCGCGACGCCGGGTTCACGGGGCGGCTCCACGCCGTGAACCGGGCCTTCGGCGAGGACTGCCGGGAGATCGACGGGGTGCCCGCCCACCGCTCGGTGCGCGACATCGACGGCCCTGTGGACCTCGCCGTCGTCGCCGTGCCGGCCGAGCACGTCCCGGACGCCGTCGCCGAGTGCGGGGAGCACGGGGTGCAGGGACTCGTCGTGATCTCCGCGGGCTACGCGGAGAGCGGCCCCGAGGGACGCGAGCGGCAGCGCGCGCTCGTGCGGCAGGCACGCTCGTACGGCATGCGGATCATCGGGCCCAACACCTTCGGCATCATCAACACCTCGCCGGACGTCCGCCTCAACGCCTCCCTCGCCCCTGAGCTGCCCCGGCCCGGCCGCATCGGTCTATTCGCCCAGTCCGGGGCCATCGGCATCGCGCTGCTGTCCCGGCTGCACCGGCGCGGCGGCGGGGTCACCGGGGTCACCGGGGTGTCGACCTTCGTGTCGGCCGGCAACAGGGCGGACGTCTCCGGCAACGACGTCATGCAGTTCTGGTACGACGACCCCGACACCGACGTCGCCCTGATGTACCTGGAGTCCATCGGCAACCCGCGCAAGTTCACCCGCCTGGCCCGGCGTACGGCGGCGGTGAAGCCGCTGGTCGTGGTGCAGAGCGCGGGCTCCGCCCCGCAGGGGCACGCGGTACGGGCGACGCGGCTGCCGCACGCGACGGTGTCCGCGCTGCTGCGGCAGGCCGGCGTCATCCGGGTCGACACCATCACCGAACTGGTCGACACCGGCCTGCTGCTCGCCCGGCAGCCACTGCCGCCGGGACCGCGGGTGGCGATCCTCGGCAACTCCGAGTCGCTGGGCGTGCTGACCTACGACCGCTGTCTCGCGGAGGGCCTGCGCCCCCAGCCTCCGCGCGACCTGACGACGGCGGCCTCGGCGGAGGACTTCCGGGCCGCGCTGTCCCGGGCGCTCACCGACGAGACCACCGACGCGGTGGTCGTCACGCTGATACCGGCGGTGGGGGAGGGGGCCGCCGCGGACACGGCCCTGGCCGAGGCGCTGCGCTCGGCCGCCCAGGAGGTCCCCGGCAAGCCGGTCCTGGTGGTCCACGTCGAGTTCGGCGACCTGGCGGAAGCCCTCTCCGCCGCCACTAGCACGGCCCCGCCCCCCGGCCCGGGCCCTCAGCCACCGGCGACCCCGCTGCTGCCGCCGTCCACGGCACCCGGACGGGGGCCGACCTCCCCGGCGGGCGCGGACCATCGGGCGGACGGAGTCGCCTCGGTGGGCGGGGAGTCTCCGGTGGGCGGGGAGTCTCCGACGGGTGGTGCGTCTCCGACGGGCGCGGACCACCCGGTGGGTGGGCCCTCCTTGCCGGGCCCGGATCGCCAGGCGGATGCCGCCTCCCCGGCCGACTCCGGGCCCGAGTCCGGCGGGGGCCCGCACGGGCGCGGGAGCCCCTGGCCGGGGGCGAGCCATCAGTCCGGCCAGGGTGCCCCGGCCGCCGACCCGAACCCCGAGACCGGCACCGGCCCGAAAGCGCGCACGGGACCCGGGCGAGGCCCTGGCCAGGCCTCCGGCTCCGGTCAGGCCCCCGGCCCCGGCCGGGAATCGGGTCCGGACCAGCCTCGCGCCGCAGGTTCGCTGCCCGGTCCCGGCCCTCGGCGACCGGCCCCCGCCGTGCCCGGAGGGGCCGGAGGAACGGGCCCCGGGCCCGTGGCGTCGGCCGGTGCGAGCGCCGAGCCGGCCCCCGCCGGTCCGCGGCTGATCACCGCCTACCCCGCCGCCGAGCGCGCCGTACGGGCGCTCGCCGAAGCGGTCCGGTACGGGCAGTGGCGGCGGGAGGCGGCGGAGCCCGGCCGGGTGCCGGAGTACGAGGACATCGACGAGAAGGGCGCCGCCGCGTTCATCGGCGGGCTCCTGGAGAGCGGGCAGGGCCTCACGCTCGGCACGGAGAAGACCTGCGAGCTGCTCGGCCGGTACGGCATCCACGTGCGCCGGGCCCTGCCCGCACCCACCCCCGACGACGCCGCCGAAGCCGCCCGCGCCCTCGGTTACCCCGTCGCCCTGAAGGCCACCGCCCCCCACCTGCGGCACCGCGCCGACCTCGGCGGCGTACGCCTCGACCTCACCGACGAGGAGCAACTCCGCTGGTCCTACGCCGAGTTGACCGACCTCTTCGGCAAGCCCGAGGAGGTGCGGCCGGTGGTGCAGGCGATGGCGCCCCGAGGCGTCGACACCGTCGTGCGCGCGGTCATCGACCCGGCGGCCGGCGCCGTGCTCTCCTTCGGGCTCGCCGGCGTCGCCTCCCAACTGCTCGGCGACATGGCGCACCGGCTGATCCCGGTCACCGACCGCGAGGCCACCTCCCTGATCCGATCCATCCGCACGGCGCCCCTGCTGTTCGGCTGGCGCGGCTCCGCCCCCGTCGACACACCCGCCTTGCAGGAGCTGCTGCTGCGCGTGTCACGGCTGGTCCACGACCACCCGGAGGTCGTCGCCGTCACCCTGGAACCGGTCGTCGTCGCCCCGCGCGGGCTGACCGTCCTCGACGCCTCCGTGCGCCTGGCGCCCCCGCCCGCCCGCGACGACCTCGGCCCGCGCACGCTCCCGGTGTACTGA
- a CDS encoding DUF5998 family protein, translating to MDGMAKTSTTTQGLRSAIERSGYYPALVAEAVEAAVGGEPIRSYLVHQETTFDQNEVRRHVTVLVLTGNRFIVSHTDEQAADSTSPTPYATTSTESVKLDRISSVVVSRVVANPEQYTPGTLPREVVLTIGWGAVSRIDLEPAACGDPNCEADHGYTGNSTADDLSLRVSEAGDGPETVRQALAFAQAISEATADPTR from the coding sequence ATGGACGGCATGGCCAAGACCAGTACGACGACCCAGGGGCTGCGTTCGGCGATCGAACGCAGCGGCTACTACCCGGCTCTCGTGGCCGAGGCGGTGGAGGCCGCCGTGGGCGGGGAGCCCATCCGGTCGTACCTGGTCCATCAGGAGACCACGTTCGACCAGAACGAGGTGCGGCGGCACGTGACGGTGCTCGTCCTCACCGGCAACCGCTTCATCGTCAGCCACACCGACGAGCAGGCCGCCGACAGCACGTCCCCGACGCCGTACGCCACCACGTCCACGGAGTCGGTCAAGCTCGACCGGATCTCGTCGGTCGTGGTCAGCCGCGTGGTCGCCAACCCCGAGCAGTACACGCCGGGCACGCTGCCGCGCGAGGTCGTGCTGACCATCGGCTGGGGCGCCGTGTCCCGGATCGACCTGGAGCCCGCCGCCTGCGGCGACCCCAACTGCGAGGCCGACCACGGCTACACGGGCAACTCGACGGCGGACGACCTCAGCCTGCGCGTCAGTGAGGCCGGCGACGGCCCCGAGACGGTCCGGCAGGCCCTCGCCTTCGCCCAGGCCATCTCCGAGGCCACCGCGGACCCGACCCGCTGA